The Candidatus Bathyarchaeota archaeon genomic interval TGCTAATCTTCTCTCTTTTTGTTTATGTTTTTATCTCCTCAACCAACTTTTTAACCTGCTCAATGATGTATTTGTTTATTTTTTGGCCTATTTCTCTGGTTGCCACCGTGGGGTCGCCATTGACGCCGCTTGGGAAATACAGTTCAGGATGTGCAACAACCTCAAATCTGGGCCACTTCGCAACGGACGCTACGCCTTTGGTTTTGACTAGTTCAGGTTTAATATACATAACCCGCGCGGTCTCCAAGGTGCCTGCGTGTCCATCTGTTTTTGAGGTATACTGCTCAGTTAATTCTTGAGCAAAATCATAATCCGACAGCACCATTATCCGCACCTTTTTTTCAGTGGCGTCATTTTTGACGACGACATCTTGTGCTGCCATCCGTAACGCAACCATATGCGAATTCCCTGCATGACCACTCAACACAATTATGCGTAGAAATCCGTGGCGCACCAACTCGAAGAGAATTTCGCGGACAAACCGATAGAACGTATCGAACTCTATTGTTAGGGTGCCTGCAAAGTTGCGTCCCGCGTTGCAGATGCCGTAACGGAGAGGTGGTGCGATGAGGCAACCTGTTTCTTGGGCGACTTTTAAGGCGACATATTCGGGTTGGATGCTGTCTGTGCATAGCGGTAAGTGTTCTCCGTGTTCTTCGACGCTGCCTACTGGTAGAATTATTACGGTGCCTTCTTTGGCGGCTTGCGCGGCTTCTATGGTGCTTAATTCGTCAAGCCACATGCAGTGGGGTTTTTTTGTTATTGCCATAGAGTGTTGTAAGGAGCGGTTGTTTTTCTGTATTGCGGAAAACTCTGGATTTTTGGGGAAAATACGCGATTTTTAACGTTTAAGCCAACCCCTTTGAAGTAAATTATTTATTCTAGCCTACGCTTACTTCCTTTATAGGTAAAGGGTGACTCAACCGAGTTAGCCTTTCCTAAAAATTTTTGTAGGAAAAGAAAAAACATGATTTTTTCAGGAATCTTTTCTAAAAAGAAATCAATAACTGCATCTTTTGCAATGATTATGATACTGACAATCGCCCTCACCCTTATCACGTTGCCCAACGCCATTGCCCATGACCCGCCTCAGACAATCAAAACCTACGCATACGTGACCGCTACACCCAGCCCCGTAGGGGTAGGCCAACAAGTCACTGTCGTTTTTTGGCTTAACTGGCCCCCTCCGACTGCGGCAGGCTCCACTGGAGACCGCTGGGAAGGCATGACCATACAAATAACTGACCCCGCTGGGCAAGTAGAAAATTATGGACCCTTCGTATCTGACTCCGTCGGCTCCTCATTTATGATCTACACACCCTCAACGACAGGCGAATACCAAGTCTACTTTAACTTCCCCGGACAAGTCCTTGAACGCGCAGGCTACACTGGCTTACCTGGATCAAACAGTGACTACATAAACGACACATTTGCCCCCAGCTCAGCAAACACCACTTTCACAGTACAAGAAAACCCAGTTCCCCTATGGACACAGCCCCCTCTACCCGTCAGCTATTGGACCCGCCCCATCGACACCATGAACACCAACTGGTACGTGCTTGGCTCTCAGTGGCTAGGCCAAAGTGAACAAGGCTACAACTACCTCCGCTATCAAGGCGCAGGAAGAGCCCCCGACACCGCCCACGTCATGTGGACTAAACCTATCTCGTTTGGTGGCATAGTTGGCGGAACAAATCTTGGTAACCCTGACATCAACTTCTACTCTGGTACAGCTTATCAGATAAAATTCCCCAACCCTCTAATTATCTATGGACGACTCTACTACACCATTCCCTTAGCTAACAGTCCCTCAGGCGGTGGATACGCATGCGTGGATTTACGATCTGGTGAAACCCTTTGGGAAAAAGACTTCGGTGTTACAGTGAGTTCTGTTTTTGGTCCCTCAGGAAACGTGCCCTCTTTTGGTCAACTCTATGATTTCGAATCAGTCAACCAACACGGCGTTAACCCCAACGGCTACCTATGGATAGTTAACACAGCCATCACCGGAGTTGGCATCACCAACCCCGCTCCACAAGCAACCACCACCAATGGCAGCTATACCAGCGCTGTCACAAGCTCAAATGCTGTAGTCTCTACTACGGGTTGGATAGCAATCGACCCATTGACTGGCGGAACATTGTTTAACGAAACTGATGTACCTTCAGGCACAAGATTCTTTGGGCCAGCCGGCGAAATTCTCATCATGAACATTGGACGAGCCAACACCAACGCTGCCTACACATACATGTGGCAATGGAACAACACCAAGCTACCGGGAAATGATGTTGCAGGCGGAATCACCCAATGGTTACCTGGCAGAACCAACTGGAACATGAGCAAATCCTACGACTTCAACATAACCCTCTCTCAGCCGCTACCCGCCGGACAAAACACAGCTATAATTCAGGTGCTACCCGGAGACTTGGTATTTGGCAGAAGCAGCGCTCTACAATTCGCAGGTTCAACCGGCGGCGCATTCGGCACACCCGACCCCTTCACGCTATGGGCAGTTAACCTTAACGCGACAAGAGGCAACGTCGGTCAAGTGATGTGGATCAAAAACTACACTGGATCAGCCAACAACACCATCCTAATTGGACCTCGTGACCAAAAAACCAACGTCTTCACCATGTACAACAAAGAACTGGTGCAATGGAGCGGTTACAGCCTATTAACTGGCGAATACCTCTGGGGACCCACTGAGCCCGAAAACGCCTTCAACTTTTACGGCGGAACCACTGGACTCACAGCGCCCTACGCAGCAGGCAACGGTACGCTATACTCAGCAGGTTACGGCGGCATAGTCTACGCCTACGACTTCGCAACAGGCAACGTGCTATTCACCTACGGTAATGACCCCAACGACCCAAACAATAACACTCGAACAGCTAACACCGCTTATGGAGGGTATCCCTATCAGGTTGCAGCCGTTGCAGACGGAAAAGTCTACTTGATAAGTAGTGAACACTCTCTTAACGCGCCTCCCTTCTTAGGCGCTGAGACTCGATGCATAAATGCCTATACTGGCGAAGAAATCTGGAAGATGCTTGGCATGTGTAACTGGCAAGAAATCGCTGTTGCAGACGGCTACTTCGTTTACCTTAACCTCAATGATTTGCGGATTTACTGTGTGGGACCTGGACCAAGCGCTACTTCCGTTTCAGCTTCTGTCTCCACCCTCAATCTTGGTGGAAGCGTGCTGATTACGGGAACGGTCACTGACCAATCACCTAACACCGCCCTCAAAGGCACCGCAGCCATCTCCGACGCTGACCAAGGCGTATGGATGGACTACATGGTTATGCAAAACGTCGCAAAACCCACAGACGCAACAGGCGTACCAGTCTCCTTAGACGCATTAGACCCTAACGGCAACTTCATCCACATCGGGGACGTAACCAGCGATTCAAGCGGACTCTTCAAGATACTTTGGACACCCGAGGTACCAGGAGAATACACAGTAATGGCAACTTTTGCAGGTTCTGGTGCTTATGGACCTTCATCTGCAGAAACCGCTGTCGGCGTAGTTGAAGCACAAGCTACCGTAGCTCCTACATATCCGCCCTCAACTGATACAACAATGGCCATCACTTACTCAACCATCGCAATCATAGTCGTCATCATCATCTGTGCAGTGGTTCTAGGCTTAGTTCTCAGAAAACGACCTTAATTTCCCAAAAAAGGGAAATATCCCTTTTCCTTTTTTAGTAAAAAAACAAGTTTTATGCTTTTTTGGTTGTGGCGTCCCGTACTTCATAGCTTATGTTAGCTGGATTTTTCAGGTTGACATTTTCTATCTCTTGCGTCATGCGGTTACTCATTCTGCCGACAACAAGTACCAACACGTTAAGTCCTCTTGACGCGGCTATTGCTGCTGAGCGGCTGATACCAAACTCTATGTCTGCTTTAAGTCCTATCTTGTTAAGGACTGCTCTACCCACAGCACCCATTACGCCAACACGGTCGGGCTTAAACTCATCATAGAACCTTTTAACCTTGGCTAAATCTACCGCTCGTGAGCCCCCTCTGCGTATGCTGGGTAGTTTTATGATGAGTATTTTTCCTTCTTTTACGCTTAGTTTGCCCTGTAAACTTGTTAATCCTAAATCTTCCCCGGGCATCGCGTCCTCCATCGCTATGCCTTTTGCTTCTGTGCTTTCTGGAGGTACGGTGTATATGACGCCGCCTTTCATGATTAACCCAACTTCGTCTCCTGCCTTTACGGGTTGAGTGGCTAGGGCGGGTAGGGAATGGTCTACTTTCATTTCGTTTTTGGTGGCGTTGACGTATCTTTCTAAGCCTTTTAGGTCCTCTTGTAGCGTTGCGATTGCTTTTTCTGTGAGCCGGTAGTCTACGCGTTCAGAGCTGTATTCGAGAAGGCCTTCTCTGGCTAGTTTTTTGAAGTATTTTGATACGGCTTGGATGGTGATTCCGAGGGTTTCGCTTATGTCTTTTTGTTTTACGTGGGGCTGGTTGCGCATGATTTCTAGTAGTATTTGGAATTTTGTGAATTCTCCTTTGTTTTGGAGGATGATTGTTTGTTGGCGCTTGGTCATTAATTCAACCTTGAGTTAACTGTAGTTAAAATAAAATTTATAAGCTTGGTGGTTGGTTGACTTATCCAATCAAGGGGAATCCAAAACAATATGCACATTATGGAGGGGTTCCTGCCGAGTCCATGGTGGGAAATATGGTTCGCAATATCAATACCCATCATAGCATACGGCATCTATCAACTCAACAAAATCGTGAAAAAGGAACCCGACGCCAAACCCTTACTGGCATTGATGGGTGCATTTATATTCGTAATATCTGCACTCAAGTTGCCTTCAGTATTTGGAAGTAGCTCCCACCCAACAGGCTCAGGATTAGCAGCTATAATTTTTGGACCCGCCATAGCTTCAGTTCTCTCCCTGATTGCCCTAGTTTTCCAAGCCACACTGCTTGCACATGGGGGCTTAACCACCCTTGGCGCAAATGTCTTCTCTATGGGCATAATGGGGCCCTTTGTAGCATACCTAACTTGGATAGTATGCAAAAAAACCAGAGTGCCGACACCGGCAGCGGTCTTTCTCGCCGTATCCCTAAGTGACCTCTTCACCTACGTAACCACCTCGGCGCAACTTGCGCTTGCTTTTCCTTCCCAAGGCTTTGCAGGCGCATTTGTCAAGTTTGCAGGTATCTTCGCTGTTACCCAGATTCCATTGGCCATAGGTGAAGGTGTGTTAGCAGTTTTCGTTTTTGATTTCTTAACAAAATATAAAGGGAAAATTCTGTCAACTTTAAAAGTAATTCGTGCACCCCTTGCAGGTATCCCTGAGAAAGAATTTCGGCTAAAAAAGAAACATTATGCCATCCTCATCACGGTGTTACTGGTTCTATTTACAACACCCTTTCTTATTGCTACAACCAACTTTGCCGGCACTGATGACGCAGCGGCTGACATTATAACCGCAACAGGCTATCAACCATGGTTTAACCCCATTTTGAATATTCCAGAATCATATATCGAGCCGCTTCTTGGAGTACAAGCGCTCATCGGCGCATCCATAATGGCATATATTATCATCCGGACAAAAAGAAAAGCCAGTACTCTTAAACCAATGCCTCATACGGGGCATCGGCACAGCCACAAGCATGATGAAGGTCACGCTAACATATCCGCGCAAATCGACAGTTACGCCTATACCAATCAATTATCAAATGTTAGTCCAACAACAAAAATCTTCTTCGCTTGCTCTATGCTGATTTTAAGTGTTATATCCGGTTCACCTATTGTTGGCATCACGGTTGCAATAATCGCCACATTAATGATTATTGCAGTCGCCCAGATTCCTTGGCGATTCTATCTAGACCTGCTTCTTTATCCATTTGTCTTTGTAGCGGTTAGTTGCATAATCATCGCTCTCTTCTTTGGCGGCGGGGAACCTTTGACGCAGATTTCTTTCCCGTGGTTCAATTGGGTAATCTACAATAACGGGATAACCATGGCACTATTGACCTTCTTCCGAGTCTTGGGCGCAATATCGGCACTATTCTTTTTGGTTTTGACCACAACCATGAATGACCTTTTCATAAGCCTAAGAAAAATCCACATCCCCAAGGTCCTCATAGAAATCAGTCTTCTCATTTACCGCTACATATTCGTCTTCATGGAGGTTTCCTCAAAAATGACAACTGCCCAAAAGCTACGGCTCGGTCAAACAGGTTATCTTAAGCGTATCCGCCAAACCGGGCTTCTCGTCGCAAACCTTTTCATAAGAACCCTTGAGCAGGGTGAACGGACAATTGTGGCTATGAACGCTCGCGGTTACGACGGCAACATACGTTTGCTTGAAGACCAGCCTAAACCAAACTGGGTAACAATCGCAGGCATCATTTTGTTTGACGTGATGCTCGCTTTGATTGCATTAAACATAATAAACATATGGAGTCTATAGGAATGTTATTTAAAATTGAAAATCTGACTCACGAATACTCCGACGGCACAATAGCCTTAGATGATGTATCTTTAAACTTTGACAAAGCGGAACGCATTGCGCTCTTGGGCATTAACGGTTCAGGGAAAACTACTCTGCTCAACCACTTAAACGGCATCCTAAAACCCACCAGCGGCAGAATTCTCTTCAACGGCAACCCCATCCAATACGACGCAAAATCGCTACTGCAACTCCGTAAACGTGTCGGTTTTGTTTTTCAAGACCCTAACGATCAACTGTTTGCCTCTACCGTGAAACAAGATGTTGCTTTCGGTCCGTTAAATCTGGGTTACACTCCTGAGCACGTCAAGGCGCTGATAGATGAGGCGCTTGCGACTGTCGGCATGACTGAATTCGCCGACAAACCCCCGCATTTTCTTAGTGCAGGTCAAAAGAAACGTGTTGCGTTAGCGGGAGTTCTTGCTATGCAGCCCGAAGTTATCATCATGGATGAACCAACCTCAAGCCTTGACCCCATAGCCGCCAGCGACATCTTGCATTTGCTGCTTCATCTCAATAAAGCAAACGGAATCACATTGCTGTTAGCCACACATGATGTAGATGTGGTTCCCTTGTTTGCAAATAGGCTCGTCATTTTAGATAAAGGCAAAGTAGTCTCCGAGGGTACCCCTAAGGAGAGTTTCTCAAAAACTGAATTAATTCGAAAAGCAAAATTGCGTTCTCCACGCATAGCTCACCTCTTTGAGGTCCTTAAAAAAGAGAACAATTTGCCTGTGGGTGACGAGTTGCCGCTAACTATTAGTGAGGCAAGAAAAGAGATACTTCGTCTTATCGATGTAGCCGTTAAGGAATCTAAAAAGTAGCGGTCTCCTTTTGCTTACTTTTCGGGGTGATGGATGTACTCTCAGAGGTTCTGCCCCATTACTTTTTAAATTATGGATAGGTTAAGTGCTTGCGGTTTTCTGGGTTGGCTGTTTTGGCGCGCCTGTTTTAGGTTGCTTGCGCTCTTTGGATTTTGGGTTTTTTGATGTTGGTTGTATTTAGTAAACCTTGGTTGATAAACCAGCTATTAACTTTTGTTAAGCCAAAGTTTATAACGCTACTTGGATAGAACATCCAACCGGAGAGGCAAATAAGCGATGCAATCCAAAAACAAAACCGTCTACCCCTTCAGCGCAATAGTCGGCCAAGAAAAAATGAAACTTGCACTAATCCTCAATGTGATCAACCCAAAAATCGGTGGCGTACTTCTCCGAGGCGAAAAAGGAACCGGCAAATCCCTAACCGTAAGAGCCCTAGCCAACTTACTCCCCGAAATCGAAGTTGTATCCAACTGCCCCTTCCGCTGCGACCCCCAAAACCCCAAAGACATGTGCGAAACCTGCAACACAAAAAAAGCAAACGCAGAAAAACTCCCCCTAACCAAACGCTGTGTCTCAGTCGTAGAATTACCCGTCGGAGCCACAGAAGACCGCCTCGTCGGCACCATAGACATAGAAAAAGCCATCAAAACCGGCGAAAAACACTTCGACCCAGGCATCCTCGCACAAGCCAACCGCAACATCCTCTACATAGACGAAGTCAACCTCCTAGACGACCACCTCGTCGACGTTTTACTGGATGCCGCGGCGATGGGCGTAAATTTTGTGGAACGCGAAGGCGTCTCTTTCAGTCATCCCTCCCAGTTCGTTTTGATTGGAACCATGAATCCTGAAGAAGGCGAACTGCGACCTCAACTTCTCGACCGATTCGCTCTCTCAGTTGAAGTCAAGGGCGTCCCCTACAAGGAAGCACGCGCAGAAATCGTCCGCAAACGAATCGCTTTCGAAAGCAACCCAGCTGGTTTTGTTGTTTCCCAAGCCCAAAATCAAGAGCAGATACGGCAAAAAATCATAGCCGCCACCAAGCTCCTGCCCAAAGTGAAACTCAGTTCTCAATTGCTCGATTTAATTATCCAAATCTGCACAGACTTTGCCGTTGATGGGCACCGCGCGGACATTAACATGTACAAAACTGCCTGCACAATCGCTGCCTACCATGGACGCGTAGACGTCGCCGAAGAGGACGTTAAAGAAGCCGCTGAATTTGTGCTTCCTCACCGCCAACGACGCCAACCCTTCGAGGAGCCACAGCTAGAACAGCAACAGCTTCAAGAAAGCATCGAGAAATGGGAAAAAAACAAGCAACTCCTTCCAAATCCAGAAGACTCCCAAGCCCCCGACGAGCCCCCACAAGAACAAGAAACCCCCCAAAAAGAACAGGTGTTTCAAGCCGATTTACCCTACGCCGTCAAGCCGTTTGCGACTCCCATACTTGACGAGCTCCAACGAAGCGGCAGCGGACGGCGATCCAAAACCTTAAGCTCCAAAAGAGGCCGCTACGTAGACAACATAATTCCGAACGGAAAAATTGAAGATTTAGCCTTCGACGCAACCCTACGCGCCGCGGCGTCTCACCAGAAAATTCGCAAACAAGACTGTAATCGCCAAGATGCTTTGTTGATTGAGCATTGTGATTTACGTCAGAAAGTCCGAGAAAGCAAAGTTGGCAATTTGATTGTCTTTATTGTTGATGCAAGCGGCTCGATGGCTGCTGAGGAACGTATGAGCGCCACCAAAGGCGCGATTCTTTCGCTTCTGCTGGATGCCTATCAGCGGCGAGACCGCGTTGGTATGGTTGCGTTTCGGCGAGATTCTGCAGAGCTGGTTTTGCCTCCCACAAATAGTGTCGATTTAGCCCAACGATATTTGGCGAATTTGCCAACTGGCGGTAGAACACCCATGGCTCATGGATTGAAACTCGGTATGGACACCATCAAAAACTATGTCCGAAACGACAAAGAAGCGGTTCCATTGTTGGTGTTGGTTTCTGATGGGCGAGCAAACGTTAGCCTCCACGGCGGCGACCCCGTTGAAGAAGCAATGTCTGTGGCAAGGGAAATCGCTTCTGCTGGCATACAATCCCTCTCCTTAGATACTGAACAGGAATTCCTAACCTTTGGTGTTGTAAAACAAATCTCCCTGGCAATGGGCGGACGCTTTCTGAAATTAGAAGAATTAAGCGCTGCCCCGATTGCCTCTGCGGTTAGGACAAAATTGTTTCCTGATCCAAGGATAACGATAAACAATTAGGGCGGGAGGTGAAAAAAATGAAAAAAACAACCATAATCGCAACCGTTGCCATCATCTGCATAGTGCTTATTGCCTCAGTTTATGGTGTTTACAACGCCTACTATGCGTCTCCATCCAATTCTAACCCCTCGGCAAATAGCGTGACCGTCACTGACGGCGCAGGAAACACCATGAATATTTCGCTTCCTGTGACCCGCATTGCTGCCCTTGACCAGAGCGTAGCTGAAGTCTTATGCGCCATGGGCGTCGAAGATTTAATCGTTGCTCGAACGGACAGTTGCACAATGCCGCCCTCATTGCTAAACGTTACCTCTTATGGCGAAAACGACTATGCCCCCAACGTTGAGGGACTAATCGCGGCGGACCCTGATGTAATATTTGCAAGTTCAATGTTGCCATATAACCCCACAGTATACCAGCAAATTCTAGATGCCGGTATCCCCGTTTACATCGTTGACACCACAACTCCTGAACCCGTCAACCCCTCAAACATGACTAAAGATGAACTCTACGCATTACCCACGCAGATAGATACAACATGTGGCTTAATGCAGAACTTCACCAAGATTGTTGGTCACCAAGAAAACGTCGATGCTTACGTGGCTTGGGCGCAGAACTACAACCAGATCGTTAAAGACCGCATATACAACCTAGAGCCTGACCAAAGAGCCAAAGTCTTCATGGAATTCTATTCTTACCCCTACCAAACCTTCGTAACAGCATCTATCTACCAATCAGGGGGGGTCAACATAGCTGAAAACCAATCCATCTACTCCCCCACTCTAAACCCCGAATTTGTTGTTGAACAAAACCCCGACGTAATCATCGAAATGATCAGCAGCCCAACAAACGACTTAGCGGACTTCAAAGCAGCACTAAACGACATAATGAGCCGAACAGCCACTAAAGGCACCAACGCAGTCAAGGAGGGTCACGTTTACATCTGTGACTTCTGCGCCAGAAACGGTGCCCGAAGCGTAGTTGGCTACGTTTATTGGGCCAAATGGATACAGCCAGACCTCTTCACCGACTTAGACCCCTCTGCCATCAATGCCGAGCTTAACCAAAAATTCTTCGGAACTGACATAAACGGGACGTTTGCCTATCCATGACCATAACCACAGCCGCGGACGTTAAAGAACTCTACAAT includes:
- a CDS encoding ABC transporter substrate-binding protein codes for the protein MKKTTIIATVAIICIVLIASVYGVYNAYYASPSNSNPSANSVTVTDGAGNTMNISLPVTRIAALDQSVAEVLCAMGVEDLIVARTDSCTMPPSLLNVTSYGENDYAPNVEGLIAADPDVIFASSMLPYNPTVYQQILDAGIPVYIVDTTTPEPVNPSNMTKDELYALPTQIDTTCGLMQNFTKIVGHQENVDAYVAWAQNYNQIVKDRIYNLEPDQRAKVFMEFYSYPYQTFVTASIYQSGGVNIAENQSIYSPTLNPEFVVEQNPDVIIEMISSPTNDLADFKAALNDIMSRTATKGTNAVKEGHVYICDFCARNGARSVVGYVYWAKWIQPDLFTDLDPSAINAELNQKFFGTDINGTFAYP
- a CDS encoding winged helix-turn-helix transcriptional regulator, producing MTKRQQTIILQNKGEFTKFQILLEIMRNQPHVKQKDISETLGITIQAVSKYFKKLAREGLLEYSSERVDYRLTEKAIATLQEDLKGLERYVNATKNEMKVDHSLPALATQPVKAGDEVGLIMKGGVIYTVPPESTEAKGIAMEDAMPGEDLGLTSLQGKLSVKEGKILIIKLPSIRRGGSRAVDLAKVKRFYDEFKPDRVGVMGAVGRAVLNKIGLKADIEFGISRSAAIAASRGLNVLVLVVGRMSNRMTQEIENVNLKNPANISYEVRDATTKKA
- a CDS encoding ATP-binding cassette domain-containing protein, yielding MLFKIENLTHEYSDGTIALDDVSLNFDKAERIALLGINGSGKTTLLNHLNGILKPTSGRILFNGNPIQYDAKSLLQLRKRVGFVFQDPNDQLFASTVKQDVAFGPLNLGYTPEHVKALIDEALATVGMTEFADKPPHFLSAGQKKRVALAGVLAMQPEVIIMDEPTSSLDPIAASDILHLLLHLNKANGITLLLATHDVDVVPLFANRLVILDKGKVVSEGTPKESFSKTELIRKAKLRSPRIAHLFEVLKKENNLPVGDELPLTISEARKEILRLIDVAVKESKK
- the cbiQ gene encoding cobalt ECF transporter T component CbiQ encodes the protein MLLVLFTTPFLIATTNFAGTDDAAADIITATGYQPWFNPILNIPESYIEPLLGVQALIGASIMAYIIIRTKRKASTLKPMPHTGHRHSHKHDEGHANISAQIDSYAYTNQLSNVSPTTKIFFACSMLILSVISGSPIVGITVAIIATLMIIAVAQIPWRFYLDLLLYPFVFVAVSCIIIALFFGGGEPLTQISFPWFNWVIYNNGITMALLTFFRVLGAISALFFLVLTTTMNDLFISLRKIHIPKVLIEISLLIYRYIFVFMEVSSKMTTAQKLRLGQTGYLKRIRQTGLLVANLFIRTLEQGERTIVAMNARGYDGNIRLLEDQPKPNWVTIAGIILFDVMLALIALNIINIWSL
- a CDS encoding creatininase family protein, which encodes MAITKKPHCMWLDELSTIEAAQAAKEGTVIILPVGSVEEHGEHLPLCTDSIQPEYVALKVAQETGCLIAPPLRYGICNAGRNFAGTLTIEFDTFYRFVREILFELVRHGFLRIIVLSGHAGNSHMVALRMAAQDVVVKNDATEKKVRIMVLSDYDFAQELTEQYTSKTDGHAGTLETARVMYIKPELVKTKGVASVAKWPRFEVVAHPELYFPSGVNGDPTVATREIGQKINKYIIEQVKKLVEEIKT
- a CDS encoding putative cobaltochelatase, which translates into the protein MQSKNKTVYPFSAIVGQEKMKLALILNVINPKIGGVLLRGEKGTGKSLTVRALANLLPEIEVVSNCPFRCDPQNPKDMCETCNTKKANAEKLPLTKRCVSVVELPVGATEDRLVGTIDIEKAIKTGEKHFDPGILAQANRNILYIDEVNLLDDHLVDVLLDAAAMGVNFVEREGVSFSHPSQFVLIGTMNPEEGELRPQLLDRFALSVEVKGVPYKEARAEIVRKRIAFESNPAGFVVSQAQNQEQIRQKIIAATKLLPKVKLSSQLLDLIIQICTDFAVDGHRADINMYKTACTIAAYHGRVDVAEEDVKEAAEFVLPHRQRRQPFEEPQLEQQQLQESIEKWEKNKQLLPNPEDSQAPDEPPQEQETPQKEQVFQADLPYAVKPFATPILDELQRSGSGRRSKTLSSKRGRYVDNIIPNGKIEDLAFDATLRAAASHQKIRKQDCNRQDALLIEHCDLRQKVRESKVGNLIVFIVDASGSMAAEERMSATKGAILSLLLDAYQRRDRVGMVAFRRDSAELVLPPTNSVDLAQRYLANLPTGGRTPMAHGLKLGMDTIKNYVRNDKEAVPLLVLVSDGRANVSLHGGDPVEEAMSVAREIASAGIQSLSLDTEQEFLTFGVVKQISLAMGGRFLKLEELSAAPIASAVRTKLFPDPRITINN